A single region of the Gossypium arboreum isolate Shixiya-1 chromosome 12, ASM2569848v2, whole genome shotgun sequence genome encodes:
- the LOC108478996 gene encoding zinc finger CCCH domain-containing protein 14, whose amino-acid sequence MEKITSLSSDQDTIFPATATSCATIYDQNYVSPSPFQTNHQQCHQDIAADFSSMYNFIFPPHSLPLSPSSCSSSSSNDPHLNLNLTSDATATKHRLNQARVVLEYDQLCDHYNICFARLQALNRDIETLRRENSDLLVANNELMKLLNLSSMAVMNNRNLQRKELPKSVSVRSSNYLKLNHQQGPRNQQQVVNPLLGVQVSSDWRREKAIELDVYNQGMAKTELCDTWEEIGSCPYGEHCQFAHGITELRPVIRHPRYKTQACRMVLAGQICPYGHRCHFRHSLTE is encoded by the exons ATGGAGAAAATAACATCTTTATCTTCTGATCAAGACACCATTTTCCCCGCCACAGCCACCTCATGTGCCACCATCTACGACCAAAACTATGTATCACCATCGCCATTTCAAACCAACCACCAACAGTGCCATCAAGATATAGCAGCCGACTTCTCTTCAATGTACAACTTCATATTCCCACCTCATTCCCTTCCCCTCTCGccttcctcttgctcttcctcttcATCCAATGACCCCCACCTTAATCTCAACCTCACATCCGACGCCACAGCCACCAAACACCGCCTCAACCAGGCTCGTGTTGTCCTCGAGTACGACCAACTTTGCGACCACTATAACATTTGCTTTGCTCGTCTCCAAGCTCTCAATAGAGACATTGAGACGCTACGTAGAGAAAATAGCGATCTTCTCGTGGCCAACAATGAGTTGATGAAGCTCTTGAATCTCTCGTCCATGGCTGTCATGAATAACCGAAACCTGCAACGCAAAGAACTGCCGAAGAGCGTTTCGGTGAGGTCAAGTAATTATCTTAAGCTCAACCACCAACAAGGTCCGAGAAACCAGCAGCAAGTCGTTAATCCGTTG CTTGGGGTGCAAGTGTCATCTGACTGGAGGAGAGAAAAGGCGATTGAATTGGATGTATACAATCAAGGAATGGCTAAGACAGAACTGTGTGATACATGGGAAGAGATAGGGTCATGTCCTTACGGTGAGCATTGCCAATTTGCCCATGGCATCACTGAGTTACGCCCTGTTATTAGGCATCCAAGGTACAAGACCCAGGCTTGTCGAATGGTCCTCGCTGGTCAGATCTGTCCCTACGGTCACAGGTGCCACTTCCGTCACTCTCTTACCGAATAA